The genomic region ATCGCCACGAAGATGCCGCCTATCCGTCCTGACGCAGTGCCCGCTCGGCGTCGATCATATAGTCGCGCGTGATCGGCAGCGTGTCGCGCGCGCGGGAGAATTGGAGCTGGTAATTCGCCATTCCGCCGTAGCGGAACGAAAGGCACGCTCCGGCGAGATAGAAGGTCCACATGCGATAGAAGCGCGCGTCGTAGAGATCGACGATCGCCTCGCGCGCGGCGACGGTCCGGTCGTACCAGTGCTGGAGCGTGATGCCATAGTGGAGGCGCAGCACTTCTACATCCGTCAAAAAATAGCGCATGCCCTCATAGCCGCGCGCGATCTCGGACAGCGCCGGGATATAGCCACCGGGGAAGATGTATTTGGAGGTGAAACGATCGGTGACGCCGGGTTTTCCGAGCCGGCCGATCGTGTGGATCAGCATCACTCCCTGGGGCGTCATCAGTTCGCGGCACCTGGCGAAGAAGGTGCGATAGTTCGGGGGCCCGACATGTTCGAACATGCCGACCGAGACGATCCGGTCGAACCTGCCCGCGACGTCGCGATAATCGATCAGCTCGAAGCGGACGTGGTCCGAAACACCCGCTTCGGCGGCGCGGCGGCGCGCCACCTTCAGCTGTTCCTCGGACAGAGTGATGCCGGTGACATCGGCACCGGTCTTGGCGTGGAGATAGAGCGCCATCCCGCCCCAGCCGCAGCCGATGTCGAGCACGCGCATCCCCGGCTCGATCGCCAGCTTCGCCGCGATATGCGCCTTCTTGTCGGCCTGTGCCTGCTCGAGGCTGTTCGCCGGATCGGAGAAATAGGCGCAGCTATATTGCCGGTCGGCATCGAGGAAGAGATCGTAGAGGCGATCGGAGAGGTCGTAATGGTGCGCCACGTTGCGCTTCGCCTGCCGCCGCATGTTGATCCGGCCGAGGCGATGCCCGATCGCATCGACGCTGCGGCGCAACGGCCCGGGAAGAAGCAGCGTGTCGTTTGCCTCCCAGGGACTGTTCGCCATGGCGAGCGTCAGCACGCCCATGATGTCGCCCTGTTCGATCGTAAGCCGACCGTCCATGAACGCCTCGGCCAGGCCCAGCCCTGGGTCGCGCAGGATCGCGGCGGCGGCACCGCGCGACAGCCGGATGGTGGCGGAGGGGAGTTCGGGGTCCGGCTCGCCGAAGGTCCGTCGGCTGCCGTCGGGATGCACTACGGTCAATAGGCCGCGCCGGAAGGCACGCGCGAACAATCGATCGATCACTGCCATGGCAGCGGCACCTACCGAAAAATGCTGCGACGCGCCATCGGCTTCAGCGGCAATGTCTCAGATCCCCGCATACCAGGCATAGCCAGCAGCATCCTCCCAATAACCGCCGCGCCCGCCGCCGATCGCGTCGAGCGATTCGACCGCTTCGATTCGCATGACGAACTTGGCGTGCTTGTAGCCGAGCTGCCGCTCGACGCGCAGTCGCACCGGCGCTCCGTGTCCGCGCGGCAGCAGCCGGTCGTTCATCGCCCAGGCGAGGATCGTCTGCGGATGATAGGCATCCACCAGATCGATCGACTCGTAGTAGCGGGTGCCGCCGAAGCTGTCGGCGCAGTGGAAGACGATATAGTTGGCGCGCGGATCGAGCCGCGCAGCGTCGAGCAGAGTCGCCAGCCGGGGCCCCTGCCACTTGCCGATCGCGCTCCACCCTTCGACGCAGTCGTGCCGAGTGATTTGCGCGCGCTGCGGCAGCGCCTGAAGCTGCGCCAGGCTGACCGCAAGCGGCCGGCGCACCAGTCCGTCGACTCTCAAGCGCCAATCGGCAAAGCCGTTCGCGAAATGCGCCTCATATTCCGGCGTGTTCGGATTGGTGTTGCCGTTGGTGCGGAAGTGCGGGCTCATCTGCTCCGGCGAAAACTCGCGGGCGAGCGCGCGGCGCGTCATCAGCCCGCGCTGGAGCGCCTTGTGAATATGCTCGCCGGTGAACAGCACGCTGCGGCCGGTATCGCTCTGCGTGATCGAATCGCATCCGGCGAGCATCCCGCCCGCGCCGGCGGCCAGTCCGCCGATCAGCGTGCGGCGCGTGATCAGGCGAGTCATGAATGGTCCTCCTCGGGCACGCGCCAGCGGCCGGTGAGCATCGAACGGATCTCGTTCACCGGGCCGGCAAGGATCACCAGCGCGAGATGGACGACGATGAAGAGCGTGAGCAGCGCGGCGGCGATGAAATGGACCGAGCGCGCGCTCTGCCGCCCGCCGAACAGATCGAGCAGCCACGGCCAGGCGGCATCCATTCCGGGCGCGATCGCCAGGCCGGAGAAGATCGCCACCGGCAACAGCACAAAGATGACGCCTGCATAGGAGAGCTTCTGAAAGCTGTTGTAGGCGCCCGGATCATCGGGATCGTGGAACCGCAGCGTCGCATGCGCCCGGAGATCCGCCCAGAGCGCGCCCGGCCGCAGTTCGCGCCGCCGCACGCGCAGATCGCGCTGAAAATGGCGGTTCGCGAGGCTCCAGATCATGAAGATCAGCAGCCCGAAACCGAGCACCAGCGCGAACAGCAGATGCCAGCGGCGCGCCATCGCCAGGCTGTAATAGCTCGGAATGGTGATCTGCATGTCCCAGCCGAACAGCCCCCAGTCGGTGAAGCGCGGCAGGCTCAGCCAGGGTTCGTCGAAATTGGCGCCATAGTGCCCCCAATAAAGGTGCGGATGCGCATCGGAGATCACCATGCCGCTGCCGATCAGGACAAAGATTGTCAGTGCGGTGATCCAATGCCAGATGCGCGTCGCCACCGCATGGCGATAGACGCTGCGCGGCGGCTCGGCCGCCTGCGCATCAGGCTCGGGGGCGGGCGCTTGCATCGCATCTCCTCGCATCGGCACAGCGATAGTCTAGGGACAGATGCGGCCGGGGAACAGGGCTGCCGTCGCGCGTTTCTCTCCTCCATGGGCCGCAACGATCAGGGGCTATTGTGACCGCATTCCATTTCTACGAACCCACTGCCGGCCATGGGCTGGCGCACGATCCGATGAACGCCATCGTCGCGCCGCGGCCGATCGGCTGGATCAGCAGCCTGTCGGCGGCGGGCAAGCGCAACCTGGCGCCGTACAGCTTCTTCAACCTGTTCAACTATCGCCCGCCGATCATCGGCTTTTCCTCGGTCGGCTGGAAAGGCAGCGTCGCCAATATCGCGGAGACGCGCGAATTCGTGTGGAATCTCGCCACCCGCGCTCAGGCCGATGCGATGAATGCGACCTCCACCGGCGAGGATGTCGACGAGTTCGAGCGCGCCGCGATCGATCCCCTGCCCAGCCGGCTGGTCGCTCCACCGCGCGTCGGAGGCAGTCCGGTGCAGTTCGAATGCCGGCTCACCCAGTTGATCCGGCTGACCGACCACATAGGGGCCGAGATCGACGCCTGGATGATCCTGGGCGAAGTCATCGGCGTGCACATCGACCCGGCGATGCTGGAAGGCGGCGTTTACGTCACCGAGCGCGCGCGCCCGATCCTGCGCGGCGGCGGCCCGGCGGACTATTTCGAGCCGGGCGAGAAATTCGCGATGCGGCGCCCTCAGCCATAGGCGCGCACGAAGAAGACGATCGTCGTCGCGGCCGTGATCGCCAGCGTGCCGCCCCGCACGAGCGCGGGCGAAAGCCCCTTGCCGAGCCGCGCCGCCAGCCAGCCGCCGGCGAGCGCCCCCGCCAGCACCGGCAGGCAGCGGTCCCACGCTACCATCGCAAAGGCGACGAACACGATCGCCGCCGCGAAGTTCGCGACCGCCAGCATCAGCGTGCGCGCGGCGAACATGTCGCGCGGACTGACGTTGGCGAGCAGGCCGTAGGTCGCAGTCGTCATCAGCCCTACGCCGCCGCCGAAATAGCCGCCATAGATGCCGAGCAGCGACTGCGCCGCCATCAGTGTACGCCGCCCGATCGTGACGCGCGCATGAAGCCATGCCGCCGCGCGCCGCCCGAAGGCGAGCACCACGAAGGCATAGAGCGTCAGCCACGGGATGAGGACGTCGAACGTTTCGGTAGGAGTCAGCACCAGCAGCAGGCTGCCGACCAGTCCACCCGCGAAGGTGATCGCCGCAAGCAACGGGATCGCAACTCTGGCGATCGGCGAGAGCTCGTCGCGAAACGTCCAGGCGCTCGCCGCCGCACCAGGCAACAGCGCGAAGTTCGACGTCGCGTTGGCGATGTTCGCCGGCAAGCCGAGCGCGAGCAGCGCGGGCAGCGTGGCAAAGGTGCCGCCGCCCGCCAGCGCGTTCATCGCGCCCCCCGCCAGACCGGCCGCGACGGCAAGGATCAGATCCGCGAAATCCATCGGGCCACGCCGGGCGAGCCGCCCGTCAGCCCTTCTTCATCGCTTCGATGATCTTCTTCACGTCCTGGCTGCGCCCGCGCGGCAACACCAAAACGTCGTCGCCGCTCGCCACGACGATCAGGTCGGAGACGCCGACCAGCGCCACGCGCTTGCCGCCCTCCGCCCGGATCAGGCAGTTCTGCGCATCGATCGCCAGGATGCCCTCCCCCCGGCAGACGTTGCCGCCCTCGTCGCATGCGCTGATCGCATGCAGCGCATCCCAGCTGCCGACGTCGCTCCAGTCCATCGAGACGGGCACGACGGCCACCCGCGGCGCTTTTTCCATGACGGCATAGTCGATCGAATCGGCGGGCGAGGCGGCGAATTCCTCCGCGTCGGGCCAGATGCGCGCGCCCTCGCGCCGCGCCTTTTCCATCGACCGCTGCGTGGCGACCAGCATCTCGGGAGCATGCGCCGCCAGCGCACCGAGGAAAATATCGGCACGGAACAGAAAGATGCCGCCGTTCCAGGCATGATCGCCCGAGTCAAGCATCGCCTCGGCCGCTTCGCGCGGCGGCTTTTCGACGAACCGCTCGACTTCGTGCACGCCTGTGCCGATCGCCTTCCCGATCTTGATCCAGCCATAGCCGGTCTCCGGCGCGTCCGGCGCGATGCCGAACGTGACCAGCCAACCTTCGGCGACGAGCGGCAGCGCCGCCTGCACTGCGGCATGAAACGCCGCGACGTCGCCGATAACATGATCGGAAGGCATCACCAGCAGCGGATCCGGCCCAGCACCCGCTGCGATCGCAGCCAGCCCGATCGCAGGCGCGGTGTTGCGCCCCATCGGCTCGAGGATCAGCGCCTGCGCTTCCGCCCCCGCGGCGCGCAGCTGGTCCTCGACCAGATCCGCATGCGCTGCGTTCGCGACGACGATGGGCTTCGCGAACGCAGCGCCGTCCGCTCGCCGTGCGGTGAGCTGGAGCATCGTCTCCTCGGCGGTGAGCGGCAGCAGCTGCTTCGGCTTTTCAGGGCGCGACAGCGGCCACAGGCGGGTTCCGGAGCCGCCGGACAGGATGACTGGAACGATCGGCTTGACGGTCGACATCGCGGCTTCTCCTTGCCGCCCCTTTAGAGTCTGACCGACGGCGGTCAAACCGCTTCGCGCGCGCTTTCCCGGCACGTTCAGCATTTCTTCGTCAATTTCGGCGACACCGACTGCCAGTGTCGGTATCGTTTACACTTGGACCCAAGGGCGAGCGGCCGCAGTGATCCGCCTTTTCAAACACTATGTTCCCAATGCCGTGCTGCTGCTCGGCCTGCTGGACATCGTGCTGCTCGTCGTTGCGGCCGAGCTGGGCTGGATCGTCCGCGCCCAGCAGATCGGCATGCTCACCCAGCCGGTCTACACGCGCCTTCCCCAGCTCGCGAGCTTTGCCGCATCGCTCGAACTCGCGATGATCGCGGTCGGCGTCTATGGGCCCGATGCGCTGCAATCGCTGCGCTACGCCACCGCCCGGCTGATCGTCGCGGTGTCGCTGGGCGTGATCTTCCTGAGCGTCATCTTCTTTCTCGTCCCGGCGCTCACCTTCTGGCGTTCGAACCTGCTCTTCGC from Sphingosinithalassobacter sp. CS137 harbors:
- a CDS encoding SAM-dependent methyltransferase, whose protein sequence is MAVIDRLFARAFRRGLLTVVHPDGSRRTFGEPDPELPSATIRLSRGAAAAILRDPGLGLAEAFMDGRLTIEQGDIMGVLTLAMANSPWEANDTLLLPGPLRRSVDAIGHRLGRINMRRQAKRNVAHHYDLSDRLYDLFLDADRQYSCAYFSDPANSLEQAQADKKAHIAAKLAIEPGMRVLDIGCGWGGMALYLHAKTGADVTGITLSEEQLKVARRRAAEAGVSDHVRFELIDYRDVAGRFDRIVSVGMFEHVGPPNYRTFFARCRELMTPQGVMLIHTIGRLGKPGVTDRFTSKYIFPGGYIPALSEIARGYEGMRYFLTDVEVLRLHYGITLQHWYDRTVAAREAIVDLYDARFYRMWTFYLAGACLSFRYGGMANYQLQFSRARDTLPITRDYMIDAERALRQDG
- a CDS encoding TSUP family transporter, whose amino-acid sequence is MDFADLILAVAAGLAGGAMNALAGGGTFATLPALLALGLPANIANATSNFALLPGAAASAWTFRDELSPIARVAIPLLAAITFAGGLVGSLLLVLTPTETFDVLIPWLTLYAFVVLAFGRRAAAWLHARVTIGRRTLMAAQSLLGIYGGYFGGGVGLMTTATYGLLANVSPRDMFAARTLMLAVANFAAAIVFVAFAMVAWDRCLPVLAGALAGGWLAARLGKGLSPALVRGGTLAITAATTIVFFVRAYG
- a CDS encoding mannose-1-phosphate guanylyltransferase/mannose-6-phosphate isomerase, with the translated sequence MSTVKPIVPVILSGGSGTRLWPLSRPEKPKQLLPLTAEETMLQLTARRADGAAFAKPIVVANAAHADLVEDQLRAAGAEAQALILEPMGRNTAPAIGLAAIAAGAGPDPLLVMPSDHVIGDVAAFHAAVQAALPLVAEGWLVTFGIAPDAPETGYGWIKIGKAIGTGVHEVERFVEKPPREAAEAMLDSGDHAWNGGIFLFRADIFLGALAAHAPEMLVATQRSMEKARREGARIWPDAEEFAASPADSIDYAVMEKAPRVAVVPVSMDWSDVGSWDALHAISACDEGGNVCRGEGILAIDAQNCLIRAEGGKRVALVGVSDLIVVASGDDVLVLPRGRSQDVKKIIEAMKKG
- a CDS encoding cytochrome b/b6 domain-containing protein gives rise to the protein MQAPAPEPDAQAAEPPRSVYRHAVATRIWHWITALTIFVLIGSGMVISDAHPHLYWGHYGANFDEPWLSLPRFTDWGLFGWDMQITIPSYYSLAMARRWHLLFALVLGFGLLIFMIWSLANRHFQRDLRVRRRELRPGALWADLRAHATLRFHDPDDPGAYNSFQKLSYAGVIFVLLPVAIFSGLAIAPGMDAAWPWLLDLFGGRQSARSVHFIAAALLTLFIVVHLALVILAGPVNEIRSMLTGRWRVPEEDHS
- a CDS encoding molybdopterin-binding protein produces the protein MTRLITRRTLIGGLAAGAGGMLAGCDSITQSDTGRSVLFTGEHIHKALQRGLMTRRALAREFSPEQMSPHFRTNGNTNPNTPEYEAHFANGFADWRLRVDGLVRRPLAVSLAQLQALPQRAQITRHDCVEGWSAIGKWQGPRLATLLDAARLDPRANYIVFHCADSFGGTRYYESIDLVDAYHPQTILAWAMNDRLLPRGHGAPVRLRVERQLGYKHAKFVMRIEAVESLDAIGGGRGGYWEDAAGYAWYAGI
- a CDS encoding flavin reductase family protein, whose product is MVTAFHFYEPTAGHGLAHDPMNAIVAPRPIGWISSLSAAGKRNLAPYSFFNLFNYRPPIIGFSSVGWKGSVANIAETREFVWNLATRAQADAMNATSTGEDVDEFERAAIDPLPSRLVAPPRVGGSPVQFECRLTQLIRLTDHIGAEIDAWMILGEVIGVHIDPAMLEGGVYVTERARPILRGGGPADYFEPGEKFAMRRPQP